In one window of Rhodoglobus vestalii DNA:
- a CDS encoding ATP-binding cassette domain-containing protein → MTHEQVAVTGLTIDGPAGVVVAPFDFSIAPGETLALIGESGSGKTLSAKAIAGLLPAGFSARGTIALGSATIELPSTDAVWRATRGRRISLLLQDPFTSLSPVHRCGVQIGMTIDAASERRLNRSERTTLITQSLAEVNLPADVAKAYPHELSGGMRQRVAIAAALATDPELLIADEPTTALDASNQGEILDLLRRLQQARGMAALLISHDLGMVRGRAEHVLVMRHGDIVERGNTSAVLSAPSHPYTRALIEADPSLTDRSAVVARSASASDGSGVAASTSGTGVDREGATGDLVVATELTKSFGDKTVLHGVSVTVGRGETVGIVGESGSGKTTIARCIAGLERETSGVIVFDGVALAAGRASRTPKQMQIVFQDPYSSLNPMINVGRSLKLALSVAGRAASDLTSLLHLVELPADFARKRPAELSGGERQRVAIARALAVQPQLLICDESVSALDVSVQKQILDLLAKLRVELGLSILFISHDLAVVRQLADRVYVLRDGEVIESGLCRDVLNSPTHPYTQSLVAASIHETAPH, encoded by the coding sequence ATGACGCACGAACAAGTCGCCGTCACGGGCTTGACCATTGATGGCCCGGCCGGTGTCGTCGTCGCGCCCTTCGACTTCTCGATTGCTCCCGGCGAAACTCTTGCGCTCATCGGCGAATCCGGTTCGGGTAAGACACTCTCGGCCAAAGCCATCGCCGGGTTGTTGCCTGCAGGTTTCAGCGCGCGCGGCACCATCGCTCTCGGCAGTGCCACGATCGAACTACCCTCAACGGATGCCGTCTGGCGCGCAACCCGAGGCCGTCGCATCTCGCTGCTGCTGCAAGATCCCTTCACGAGTCTGAGCCCCGTGCACCGCTGCGGCGTGCAGATCGGCATGACAATCGACGCCGCCAGTGAGCGACGCCTCAACCGCAGCGAACGCACCACTCTTATCACCCAGAGTCTCGCCGAGGTAAACCTGCCCGCGGATGTCGCCAAGGCCTACCCCCACGAACTGTCCGGCGGAATGCGCCAACGCGTTGCAATCGCGGCAGCACTCGCCACCGACCCCGAACTGCTCATCGCCGACGAACCCACCACCGCTCTCGACGCCAGCAACCAGGGCGAAATTCTCGACCTCCTGCGCCGCCTCCAGCAAGCGCGCGGCATGGCTGCGCTACTCATCTCACACGACCTCGGGATGGTGCGCGGACGCGCCGAACACGTTCTCGTGATGCGCCACGGCGACATCGTCGAGCGCGGCAACACCAGCGCGGTGCTCAGCGCACCCAGCCACCCGTACACGCGCGCGCTGATCGAAGCCGACCCCTCACTGACCGACCGCTCCGCGGTTGTCGCGCGGTCGGCATCCGCCAGTGACGGCTCCGGCGTCGCCGCCAGCACCTCCGGCACCGGTGTTGACCGCGAGGGCGCCACCGGCGATCTTGTCGTCGCGACCGAACTCACGAAGAGCTTCGGTGACAAAACAGTGCTGCACGGAGTGAGTGTGACGGTGGGCCGAGGCGAAACCGTGGGCATCGTCGGCGAGAGCGGATCAGGTAAGACCACGATTGCACGCTGCATCGCCGGACTCGAACGTGAGACGAGCGGTGTGATCGTTTTCGATGGTGTCGCACTCGCTGCCGGCCGCGCCTCCCGCACACCTAAGCAGATGCAGATCGTGTTCCAAGATCCGTACTCGTCGCTCAACCCGATGATCAATGTGGGGCGGTCGCTCAAGCTGGCACTGTCGGTGGCGGGGCGTGCGGCATCCGATCTCACATCACTGTTGCACCTTGTCGAATTGCCGGCCGACTTTGCCCGCAAACGGCCCGCCGAGCTTTCGGGAGGGGAACGTCAGCGGGTAGCAATCGCTCGCGCTCTCGCCGTGCAACCCCAACTCCTCATCTGCGACGAATCGGTGTCGGCCCTCGACGTGTCCGTGCAGAAACAGATCCTCGACCTGCTCGCCAAGCTTCGGGTGGAACTCGGGCTCTCTATCCTGTTCATTTCGCACGACCTCGCCGTCGTACGTCAACTCGCTGACCGCGTGTATGTGCTGCGCGACGGCGAAGTGATCGAATCTGGCTTGTGCCGCGACGTGCTCAACTCTCCAACGCATCCGTACACCCAATCCCTCGTTGCCGCCTCAATTCACGAAACCGCACCCCACTAA
- a CDS encoding ABC transporter permease — MTTTEAIALAKVPRSRRRHPVAVWASLALLGIAAVLVVFGNLIAPDATAQSILDSLLPPGSPGHLLGTDELGRDVLALTIAGAASALVGPLCVALGSMLIGIVLGTISGYLRGPIDFIIGRWTDLLFSLPLLLAAIVVAGVFGAGYWMTVLLLILLFSPSDTRIVRAGVMEQAARPFVEAAQMLSLSRTRIMFTQVLPNVSSLIITNGMLNVAFALVAFSSLSFLGVGVAPGTADWGRQLTDGRSIMIDNPAAVLVPALLIIGVASAANLVGDWLGQILTRTGRS; from the coding sequence GTGACCACCACCGAAGCAATTGCGCTTGCCAAAGTACCCCGCTCGCGTCGCCGTCATCCGGTTGCGGTCTGGGCTTCGCTGGCCCTTCTGGGGATCGCCGCTGTGCTGGTGGTCTTTGGTAACCTCATAGCTCCGGATGCCACAGCCCAGTCGATTCTCGATTCCCTCCTGCCCCCCGGCAGTCCCGGCCACCTTCTCGGCACCGACGAACTCGGCCGTGACGTGCTGGCCCTCACGATCGCTGGTGCGGCATCCGCCCTCGTTGGCCCCCTCTGCGTCGCGCTCGGTTCAATGCTCATCGGCATCGTTCTCGGAACCATCTCCGGCTATCTGCGCGGCCCCATCGACTTCATCATCGGACGCTGGACGGACCTCCTGTTCTCCCTGCCGCTGCTGCTCGCCGCAATCGTCGTTGCGGGCGTGTTCGGTGCGGGCTATTGGATGACCGTGCTGCTGCTAATCCTGTTGTTCTCGCCCTCTGACACCCGCATCGTGCGTGCTGGCGTTATGGAACAGGCCGCGCGACCATTCGTGGAGGCAGCCCAAATGCTGTCACTCTCCCGCACTCGCATCATGTTCACGCAGGTGCTGCCGAACGTGTCGTCGCTCATCATTACCAACGGAATGCTCAACGTGGCGTTCGCGCTGGTCGCTTTCTCGTCCCTGTCGTTCTTGGGTGTCGGGGTTGCACCGGGCACCGCCGATTGGGGTCGCCAACTGACCGACGGCCGCTCGATTATGATCGACAATCCCGCTGCCGTGCTCGTGCCCGCCCTGCTGATCATTGGGGTCGCCTCGGCGGCGAACCTCGTCGGCGACTGGCTCGGCCAAATCTTGACCAGAACGGGGCGCTCATGA
- a CDS encoding ABC transporter permease: MIATPIARASRSRPLGRMLVVRVLGTIGILLVLSIVVFSMLHLAPGDIVKNLLGNRPSSPDAVAAIRAQYNLDQPLYMQYLIWLGSALTGDFGQSIRLQDSVSSVIGARVGITASLSGLAFALAVVVAIPLGVQSAVRSGSWIDRFATGFGIVGLSAPTFAVGLLLLYVFAFYLPIFPVYGSGDGGLDTLWHLVLPGITLALGLGAIILKLTRTAMLRELETDYVTFGRARGLPDRQVHMIALRNAAIPIVTGASLVLTFLVGGTVLAETTFALPGLGTLLQGSVLFKDIAVVQALTLLVAVTIATIALLADLAYIFLDPRIRAKETAQ; encoded by the coding sequence ATGATCGCTACCCCGATTGCACGCGCATCACGATCACGGCCCCTCGGCCGCATGCTCGTGGTGCGCGTGCTCGGCACCATCGGAATTCTGCTGGTGCTCTCAATCGTCGTGTTCTCGATGCTGCACCTCGCCCCCGGCGACATCGTCAAGAACCTGCTCGGCAACCGGCCATCATCGCCGGATGCTGTAGCCGCGATCCGTGCGCAGTACAACCTCGACCAGCCGCTCTATATGCAATACCTGATCTGGCTCGGAAGCGCACTCACCGGCGACTTCGGACAATCGATTCGCCTGCAGGATTCGGTCTCCAGCGTCATCGGAGCCCGCGTGGGGATTACCGCTTCACTCAGTGGGCTTGCCTTCGCTCTCGCGGTTGTCGTAGCGATCCCGCTCGGCGTACAGAGTGCCGTGCGTTCCGGAAGCTGGATCGACCGCTTCGCGACCGGCTTCGGCATCGTCGGCCTCAGCGCCCCCACCTTCGCCGTCGGCCTGCTCCTTCTCTACGTGTTTGCTTTCTACCTCCCCATCTTTCCGGTCTACGGATCCGGCGACGGAGGGCTCGACACCCTCTGGCACCTTGTACTGCCCGGCATCACCCTGGCGCTCGGCCTCGGTGCCATCATCCTCAAACTCACGCGCACCGCAATGCTGCGCGAACTCGAGACCGACTACGTAACCTTTGGTCGCGCGCGCGGCCTGCCCGACCGCCAAGTGCACATGATCGCCCTGCGCAACGCCGCCATCCCGATCGTCACCGGTGCCAGCCTCGTGCTCACCTTCCTCGTCGGCGGCACCGTGCTTGCCGAAACCACGTTTGCGCTGCCGGGCCTCGGCACGCTGCTGCAAGGGTCCGTGCTATTCAAGGACATCGCCGTAGTGCAAGCGCTCACCCTGCTGGTCGCGGTGACCATCGCAACCATCGCGCTGCTCGCCGACCTGGCCTACATCTTTCTCGACCCCCGCATCCGCGCAAAAGAGACAGCACAGTGA
- a CDS encoding ABC transporter substrate-binding protein has translation MHGEAERSANLDELTRALDLHMLRILVAINETGSVSAAARRLGFSQPAITQHLKRSEARLNIALVARTPRGMELTESGALLAHHTPRIDAAITAAASDLTAYLGLDRGSLRLTAFPAAVASIIAPLLSRLDREFPGIQVEFGEAEPEEALTAVADGRSDIALDYRYTNDHTIGASAHTSPEGLRSRFLLSENVLAIVPRTVAETLGSTASITALLPFTWIGGPATCTEQLVSVASAQGETPTLRHDVTKTDAALALVASGIGVSFLSELALAATALPAEVIAIELQPKLRRRIYATTIDGTADTPSIAVALRLLAMREVARKTSSDRAALPQHSQLQRARFSTPPFTHPVTLTERHDLRMRTSNTTLAKGARASTVAVAASALLLAGCASPGSSTGADGNIDTITVALPGSLSSLYVGAESGILNYYIASITQEGLVSLDADGALQPGLAESWEQPDDLTYVYELRDDAMFQDGTPVTADDVVFSLEQARDETSSPGLSYYLGGVDTVEKTGDSEVTVTLTAPDSAFAKNMSTGGAAFITSQKFWEENNGEVGTSSALLLGSGPYKVTEFVPDSHVNFERVDTWWGELPEVKNIEVKFIPDEGTRLLAAQSGDIDIAFNVPLAQSTQWEDLDSMRVDYVNDLSYVGVYFNTALAPFDDPKVREAFAHSVDRTTIVDKLLRGHGEVATAIATPESLASVYSADDARDLLASIPQYDFDLDAAAKALAASDHPDGFETDMLFPSTGPQLGSAAQSLAENLSKIGITLNVREVPIEEWLASLEPDSSYGVGLMWYFSTLGDPSEVSSYMLGEFNISNYGNPEVLSLFERVGAETDPAARIDLLIEAEVLQAEDIISVPLWWGQSATAFSKNIDMSNYSSFAFISSWPTMLSPAG, from the coding sequence ATGCACGGTGAAGCCGAAAGATCCGCCAATCTCGACGAACTCACTCGCGCGCTCGACCTGCACATGCTGCGCATCCTGGTTGCCATCAACGAAACCGGAAGCGTCTCCGCCGCCGCACGACGCCTCGGATTCAGCCAGCCCGCCATCACCCAGCACCTCAAACGCAGCGAAGCGCGACTGAACATTGCACTCGTCGCCCGCACCCCGCGCGGCATGGAACTCACCGAAAGTGGGGCACTTCTCGCCCACCACACCCCCCGCATCGATGCCGCCATCACCGCAGCAGCAAGCGACCTCACCGCCTACCTCGGCCTCGACCGTGGCTCACTGCGACTAACCGCATTCCCGGCCGCCGTCGCGAGCATCATCGCCCCACTACTCTCGCGCCTCGACCGCGAGTTTCCGGGCATCCAAGTGGAATTTGGCGAAGCAGAACCTGAAGAAGCGCTCACCGCTGTCGCCGACGGACGCTCCGATATTGCCCTCGACTACCGCTACACAAACGACCACACAATCGGAGCAAGCGCCCACACCAGCCCCGAAGGCCTGCGATCACGATTCCTGCTCTCCGAAAACGTGCTCGCGATCGTGCCCCGCACAGTCGCCGAAACACTCGGCTCGACCGCCAGCATCACGGCACTGCTTCCCTTCACCTGGATCGGCGGCCCCGCAACCTGCACCGAACAACTCGTCAGCGTCGCCAGCGCTCAAGGCGAAACGCCAACCCTCCGCCACGATGTCACCAAAACGGATGCGGCCCTTGCGCTAGTGGCATCCGGAATCGGCGTGAGCTTCCTCTCTGAGCTTGCGCTCGCCGCCACCGCCCTCCCCGCTGAAGTCATCGCAATCGAGCTCCAACCCAAACTTCGTCGACGCATCTACGCCACAACCATCGACGGCACAGCCGACACCCCAAGCATTGCGGTCGCCCTGAGGCTGCTCGCCATGCGCGAAGTGGCCCGGAAAACCAGCAGTGACCGCGCGGCACTGCCCCAGCACTCTCAGCTCCAACGCGCGCGATTCTCAACACCACCATTCACCCATCCTGTGACCCTCACCGAAAGGCACGACCTGCGCATGAGAACTTCGAATACAACACTGGCCAAGGGTGCCCGTGCGTCAACGGTTGCCGTTGCCGCCTCCGCTCTGCTCCTCGCCGGGTGCGCAAGCCCCGGCTCCTCCACCGGTGCCGATGGCAATATTGACACCATCACCGTCGCCCTCCCCGGCTCACTGTCGAGCCTTTATGTTGGCGCTGAGAGCGGCATCCTCAACTACTACATCGCCTCCATCACCCAGGAAGGCCTTGTCTCGCTAGATGCCGATGGCGCACTCCAGCCGGGCCTCGCAGAATCGTGGGAGCAGCCGGACGACCTCACCTACGTTTATGAGTTGCGTGACGATGCGATGTTCCAAGACGGCACTCCCGTGACCGCTGACGATGTCGTTTTCAGCCTCGAGCAGGCGCGCGATGAAACCAGCTCACCCGGGCTCTCGTACTACCTCGGAGGCGTCGACACCGTCGAGAAAACCGGCGACAGCGAAGTCACTGTCACCCTCACCGCCCCCGACTCCGCCTTCGCAAAGAACATGAGCACGGGTGGCGCAGCATTTATTACTTCGCAGAAGTTCTGGGAAGAAAATAACGGCGAAGTCGGAACCAGCAGTGCACTGCTACTGGGCTCAGGGCCCTACAAGGTGACCGAGTTCGTGCCCGACTCCCACGTGAACTTCGAACGTGTCGACACCTGGTGGGGCGAACTGCCCGAGGTCAAAAACATTGAGGTCAAGTTCATCCCCGATGAGGGAACCCGACTGCTCGCCGCCCAATCCGGCGACATCGACATCGCCTTCAACGTGCCGCTCGCCCAATCAACCCAGTGGGAAGACCTCGACAGCATGCGCGTCGACTACGTCAACGACCTCTCCTACGTCGGGGTGTACTTCAACACCGCACTCGCCCCCTTCGATGACCCGAAGGTTCGTGAAGCATTCGCGCACAGCGTCGACCGCACCACCATTGTCGACAAACTGCTGCGCGGCCACGGAGAAGTAGCTACCGCCATCGCCACCCCCGAATCGCTCGCAAGCGTCTACAGCGCAGACGACGCCCGTGACCTGCTCGCCAGCATCCCACAGTATGATTTCGATCTCGACGCCGCCGCGAAAGCACTCGCAGCATCCGACCACCCGGATGGTTTCGAAACCGACATGCTGTTCCCCTCGACCGGGCCCCAGCTCGGCTCTGCCGCCCAGTCGCTCGCTGAGAACCTCTCCAAGATCGGCATCACTCTCAACGTGCGTGAAGTTCCGATCGAGGAATGGCTTGCGAGCCTAGAACCCGACAGCAGCTACGGCGTCGGGCTCATGTGGTACTTCTCCACGCTGGGCGACCCCTCTGAAGTCTCGTCGTACATGCTCGGTGAGTTCAACATCTCGAACTACGGGAACCCCGAAGTGCTCTCCCTGTTTGAACGTGTTGGTGCCGAGACCGACCCCGCCGCCCGCATCGACCTTCTCATTGAGGCCGAAGTTCTGCAGGCCGAGGACATCATCAGCGTTCCCCTCTGGTGGGGACAGTCAGCAACCGCATTCTCGAAGAACATCGACATGAGCAACTACAGCTCATTCGCGTTCATCTCCTCGTGGCCCACCATGCTCAGCCCCGCTGGATAA
- a CDS encoding helix-turn-helix domain-containing protein: MAPLDDGAPTGIHCRLDELLEERGMTLTRLSEMVGVSVVNLSILKNDRARAIRFSTLSAVCRALDCEVGDLLIFGPE; this comes from the coding sequence ATGGCGCCGTTGGACGATGGCGCGCCCACCGGCATCCACTGTCGGCTCGATGAACTTCTTGAGGAACGGGGGATGACGCTCACACGGTTGAGCGAAATGGTGGGGGTGAGCGTCGTGAACCTGTCCATTCTCAAAAACGATCGTGCCCGCGCCATCCGGTTCTCTACGCTCTCTGCCGTGTGTCGAGCACTGGACTGTGAGGTTGGAGACCTGCTTATCTTTGGCCCCGAGTAG
- a CDS encoding ATP-dependent Clp protease ATP-binding subunit: MFERFTDRARRVVVLAQEEAKMLNHNYIGTEHILLGLIHEGEGVAAKALESLGISLDSVREQVQDIIGQGQQQPTGHIPFTPRAKKVLELSLREALQLGHNYIGTEHILLGLIREGEGVAAQVLVKLGADLNKVRQQVIQLLGSFQGKEAVAVGGNDATPDKGSQVLDQFGRNLTQAARDGKLDPVIGREKEMERVMQILSRRTKNNPVLIGEPGVGKTAVVEGLALAIIHGDVPETLKDKQLYSLDLGSLIAGSRYRGDFEERLKKVTKEIRTRGDIIVFIDEIHTLVGAGAAEGAIDAASILKPLLARGELQTIGATTLDEYRKHFEKDAALERRFQSVQVHEPNLPHTINILKGLRDKYESFHKVSITDGAIVAAANLADRYVADRFLPDKAIDLLDEAGARLRLSILSAPPELREFDEKIAEVRGQKEGAIEGQDFEKAASLRDEEKKLLGERLRLEKQWKSGDVGSSGIVDEGLIAEVLAAATGIPVFKLTEEESSRLIFMEKALHMRVIGQEEAISVLSKTIRRTRAGLKDPNRPSGSFIFAGPTGVGKTELAKALAEFLFDDESAMISLDMSEYGEKHTVSRLFGAPPGFVGFEEGGQLTEKVRRKPFSVVLFDEIEKAHPDIFNSLLQVLEEGRLTDGQGRVIDFKNTVIIMTTNLGTKDITAGPVGFQVEGDTATSYDRMRGKVVEELKKHFKPEFLNRVDETIVFPQLNKAELLQIVDLFIKRLSERMMDRDLTVELAVPAKERLIDIGFDPALGARPLRRAVQHEVEDALSEKILHGELNAGDHVHVDFVNNEFIFTTSRQPGLPEKEPAEVEA; encoded by the coding sequence ATGTTTGAGAGATTTACCGACCGCGCCCGTCGGGTAGTCGTGTTGGCCCAAGAAGAGGCCAAGATGCTCAACCACAACTACATCGGCACGGAGCACATTCTGCTTGGCCTCATCCATGAGGGCGAGGGAGTCGCCGCGAAGGCACTCGAGTCGCTGGGCATTTCACTCGACTCTGTGCGCGAGCAGGTGCAAGACATTATTGGTCAGGGTCAGCAGCAGCCGACCGGCCACATCCCCTTTACCCCGCGGGCCAAGAAGGTTCTTGAGCTGAGCCTGCGTGAAGCGCTGCAACTCGGCCACAACTACATCGGCACCGAGCACATTCTGCTTGGCCTCATCCGTGAGGGTGAAGGTGTTGCCGCCCAGGTTCTCGTCAAGCTCGGCGCCGACCTCAACAAGGTGCGCCAGCAGGTGATCCAGCTCCTCGGCAGCTTCCAAGGCAAAGAAGCGGTTGCCGTTGGCGGAAACGACGCGACACCCGACAAGGGCTCGCAGGTACTTGACCAGTTCGGCCGCAACCTTACTCAGGCGGCTCGTGACGGCAAGCTCGACCCCGTAATTGGCCGCGAGAAGGAGATGGAACGCGTTATGCAGATCCTCTCCCGTCGCACCAAGAACAACCCTGTGCTTATCGGCGAGCCCGGCGTGGGTAAGACCGCTGTTGTTGAAGGACTCGCGCTCGCTATCATTCACGGTGACGTACCCGAAACGCTCAAAGACAAGCAGCTCTACTCGCTTGACCTTGGCTCGCTCATCGCCGGAAGCCGCTACCGTGGTGACTTCGAAGAGCGCCTCAAGAAAGTCACGAAAGAGATCCGCACTCGCGGCGACATCATTGTCTTCATCGACGAAATCCACACCCTCGTGGGTGCCGGTGCCGCTGAGGGCGCAATCGACGCCGCCTCCATCCTCAAGCCACTGCTGGCCCGGGGCGAGCTTCAGACGATTGGTGCGACCACTCTCGACGAGTACCGCAAGCACTTCGAAAAAGATGCCGCGCTTGAGCGTCGCTTCCAGTCGGTACAGGTGCACGAACCCAACCTGCCGCACACTATCAACATCTTGAAGGGGCTCCGCGACAAGTACGAGTCCTTCCACAAGGTGTCCATCACCGACGGTGCAATCGTTGCTGCCGCGAACCTCGCCGACCGCTATGTCGCCGACCGGTTCCTGCCAGACAAAGCAATTGACCTTTTGGATGAAGCGGGCGCACGTTTGCGCCTCTCCATCCTTTCCGCACCCCCCGAACTGCGGGAATTCGACGAGAAGATCGCCGAAGTTCGTGGCCAAAAAGAGGGCGCAATCGAAGGCCAAGACTTTGAAAAGGCTGCCAGCCTTCGTGACGAAGAAAAGAAGCTGCTTGGGGAGCGACTGCGCCTCGAGAAGCAGTGGAAGTCAGGCGACGTTGGCTCGAGCGGAATCGTAGACGAAGGCCTCATCGCCGAAGTCTTGGCGGCTGCCACCGGTATCCCCGTGTTCAAGCTCACCGAAGAAGAGTCCAGCCGACTCATCTTCATGGAGAAGGCACTGCACATGCGCGTCATCGGTCAAGAGGAAGCCATCTCGGTTCTCTCCAAGACCATTCGCCGCACCCGGGCCGGGCTGAAAGACCCCAACCGCCCGAGTGGTTCGTTCATCTTCGCCGGCCCGACCGGTGTGGGTAAAACGGAGCTGGCTAAGGCGCTCGCCGAGTTCCTATTCGACGACGAGTCGGCCATGATCTCGCTCGACATGAGTGAATATGGCGAAAAGCACACCGTATCTCGACTGTTTGGTGCCCCTCCCGGATTCGTAGGATTCGAAGAGGGTGGCCAGCTCACCGAGAAAGTGCGCCGCAAGCCGTTTAGCGTTGTGCTGTTCGATGAGATCGAAAAAGCTCACCCGGATATCTTCAACTCGCTCCTGCAGGTCCTCGAAGAGGGCCGCCTGACCGACGGTCAAGGTCGCGTCATCGACTTCAAGAACACCGTCATCATCATGACCACCAACCTCGGGACGAAAGACATCACCGCGGGCCCCGTGGGCTTCCAAGTTGAAGGCGACACGGCAACAAGCTATGACCGCATGCGCGGCAAGGTTGTTGAAGAACTCAAGAAGCACTTCAAGCCTGAGTTCCTCAACCGTGTGGATGAGACCATCGTGTTCCCGCAGCTCAACAAGGCAGAACTGCTGCAGATCGTCGACCTGTTCATCAAGCGTCTCTCTGAGCGCATGATGGACCGCGACCTCACCGTCGAGCTCGCTGTTCCTGCCAAGGAGCGTCTCATCGATATCGGGTTCGACCCCGCCCTCGGTGCGCGACCCCTCCGCCGCGCAGTACAGCACGAGGTCGAAGATGCACTGAGCGAGAAAATTCTGCACGGCGAGCTCAACGCGGGTGACCACGTGCATGTGGACTTCGTAAACAACGAGTTCATCTTCACGACCAGCCGCCAGCCTGGGCTCCCCGAAAAGGAACCCGCCGAGGTCGAAGCCTAA
- a CDS encoding amino-acid N-acetyltransferase yields MTSFRVRPATTADVWAIQILVEPLVNERILLGKDLVVFYEAVQEFRVAVAPDGRVIGCGALHVMWHDLAEVRTLAVASEWLGKGVGHVLLEHIERDAHTLGLQRLFCLTFETAFFTRHGFEPVNEELVDPAVFAQLSLSPDEGVAEFLDLSRVKPNTLGNTRMLKRL; encoded by the coding sequence GTGACCTCATTCCGTGTGCGCCCCGCCACAACAGCCGACGTGTGGGCAATCCAGATCCTCGTTGAGCCCCTCGTCAACGAACGTATTCTTCTCGGCAAAGACCTCGTCGTCTTCTATGAAGCTGTGCAAGAGTTTCGTGTAGCGGTGGCCCCTGATGGTCGAGTGATCGGATGCGGCGCCCTGCACGTGATGTGGCATGATCTTGCCGAAGTGCGAACGTTGGCTGTGGCATCCGAATGGTTGGGTAAGGGTGTTGGTCATGTGCTGCTCGAACACATCGAGCGGGATGCACACACCCTCGGTCTTCAGCGCCTCTTCTGCCTCACCTTCGAGACGGCATTCTTCACGCGCCATGGCTTTGAGCCCGTCAACGAAGAACTCGTTGACCCTGCCGTGTTTGCACAGCTTTCTCTGTCGCCCGACGAGGGTGTGGCCGAATTCCTCGATCTTTCCCGCGTGAAACCCAACACCCTCGGCAACACGCGCATGCTGAAGCGCCTTTAG
- a CDS encoding SseB family protein, with the protein MDSSSSAAQSAEFSSPMLAEALESGDPVLVALALRNDRVIVPMLSEGVDDEAQVRVFRRGDADKYMLLLFSSVDTYVAMLPEETDHQVVAYRAEDLLGFLETNRGVLESVWFDVAGPHSMQASPDDIVDALTLV; encoded by the coding sequence ATGGACTCTTCATCCTCAGCGGCACAGAGTGCCGAATTCAGCTCGCCCATGCTTGCGGAGGCACTGGAAAGTGGTGACCCCGTTCTGGTGGCCCTAGCGCTTCGAAACGACCGAGTGATTGTGCCCATGCTCAGCGAGGGGGTCGATGACGAAGCGCAGGTTCGCGTATTCCGGCGCGGGGATGCCGATAAGTACATGCTGCTTCTGTTTTCATCGGTTGACACCTACGTTGCAATGCTGCCCGAAGAAACAGACCATCAGGTGGTGGCCTATCGGGCAGAAGACCTGCTGGGTTTCCTCGAGACCAATCGTGGGGTTTTAGAGTCGGTCTGGTTTGACGTTGCGGGCCCGCACAGTATGCAAGCATCGCCGGATGACATCGTCGATGCCCTCACGCTGGTGTGA
- a CDS encoding DUF2510 domain-containing protein: MDDNSFGVPAGWYPDPLGLPQLRWWDAQAWTEHTSDARAPIIVQPTTKLAFADDDEEDELPSRRDQRDQRDRDQERSESSDYLITETRSEPEPDTAPVHDELSAQPLLAMTLRELEAPIETTQEADDPQLLPRSAAGHANSMPGASTLSAYAEEEDAPKREIRQHRTYNPAVWLIAVLPLLQLLTSMFLIAIAGLGDNLPLLLVVWIAPYVVVLGLAAYDNLLLQVWGHKRPASGVWAFLTAPVYLVIRGIRTMRETGKGLAPIATWSGAVVSLVIGMLILPGLIISVIPQTFSDQIEQSVAAQAATLGAGIELDCPTTPPLLVGDTFTCRAVKPANGQRDSILVSLQRENGWISWRVEDWGLWTLFG, from the coding sequence GTGGATGACAACAGTTTCGGTGTGCCAGCGGGATGGTACCCAGACCCACTGGGCTTGCCCCAGTTGCGCTGGTGGGATGCCCAGGCTTGGACCGAGCACACCTCAGATGCTCGTGCCCCTATTATCGTGCAGCCGACGACCAAGTTGGCTTTTGCCGATGATGACGAAGAAGATGAACTTCCTTCGCGCCGCGATCAGCGCGATCAGCGCGATCGTGATCAAGAACGCAGCGAATCCAGCGACTACCTCATTACTGAAACCCGTAGTGAGCCTGAGCCCGATACTGCGCCAGTCCACGACGAACTGAGTGCACAACCGCTGTTGGCGATGACGCTTCGTGAGCTTGAAGCGCCGATCGAGACAACACAAGAGGCTGATGATCCCCAACTTCTTCCCCGGTCGGCTGCGGGCCACGCAAACTCGATGCCGGGTGCATCAACGCTGAGCGCGTATGCCGAAGAAGAAGATGCGCCAAAGCGCGAGATTCGCCAACACCGCACCTACAATCCGGCCGTCTGGCTGATTGCGGTGCTGCCACTTCTGCAGTTGCTCACCAGCATGTTCCTCATTGCGATCGCGGGCCTTGGTGACAACTTGCCGCTGCTGCTCGTGGTGTGGATAGCGCCCTACGTTGTTGTTCTCGGCCTCGCCGCCTACGACAATCTGCTCTTGCAGGTGTGGGGCCACAAACGTCCCGCCAGTGGAGTGTGGGCTTTCTTGACCGCACCGGTCTACTTGGTGATTCGCGGCATCCGCACAATGCGTGAAACCGGTAAGGGACTCGCACCAATCGCTACCTGGTCTGGTGCCGTGGTTTCGCTGGTGATCGGAATGCTTATTCTTCCGGGCCTGATCATCTCAGTGATTCCGCAGACTTTCAGCGATCAGATTGAGCAGTCCGTAGCGGCGCAGGCGGCAACACTGGGTGCCGGCATTGAGCTGGACTGCCCCACCACGCCGCCACTGCTCGTCGGTGACACATTCACGTGTCGTGCTGTGAAGCCCGCCAACGGTCAGCGCGACTCAATTCTGGTGAGCTTGCAGCGTGAGAATGGCTGGATTAGCTGGCGTGTAGAAGACTGGGGCCTCTGGACCCTGTTCGGCTAA